ACGGATTCGACGTTCCCGCAGCCGAAGACGACGATCCGCTTGGCGAAATCATCTTCGTGAGCGGCACACTGCGGGCCTAGAACCGTGTGTCCCCTAGCCACAGCGCGTGGGCGCCGCTCAGCGCGCGCTCACTTTGCTCGATGATCCGGGTCACCGACCGGCTCAGCACTGCGGCAACCGCGTCGCCCACCGACGCCGCCGCCGGGGCTGCGACGACGGACGCGGCCGCAGAAATTCCCACAGCGCCGAGCCTGGGTAGCTGACGACGCGCACGTCGGCGTCCTCATCGAGGCCGGCCAGGATCTTGGCGCGGCGCAACGCCGTTCGGAGCCCGCCGAGTTCGTCGACCAAGCCTCGTTCAAGCGCGTCTTCGCCAGTCCAGATCCGGCCCTGCGCAACCGCATCCACCGCCGCTGTGCTCAGCTTGCGGCCCTCGGCCACACGCTGCACGAAGTCGGTGTAGCACAGGTCGGCTTCGGCCTCGACCTTGGCGCGTTGTTCGGGAGTAAACGGTGCGTCGATAGACTCGACGTCGGCGTTGGCGTTGGTGCGCACGACATCGGTTCTAATACCTAGCCTGTTCTTTAGGTCGCGGGCCACCAGTTTTCCGGCCATCACTCCGATCGAACCGGTGATCGTGGCCGGGTTGGCCACGATCGCGTCGGCGGCGGTCGAAATGTAGTAGCCGCCGGAGGCCGCGACCGCGCCCATGGATGCCACGACGGGCTTGCCCCGCTCCCGGGCCTTAACCACTGCGCGCCAGATGGTTTCCGCCGCGTTGACCGCGCCGCCAGGGCTGTCGACTCGCAACACTATCGCCGATACCGAATCGGCTGCCGCCGCCTCTCCCAGCGCCGCGGCGATGGTGTCGGCCCCGGCGGTGGAGGGACCCCACGGCAAGAGCCCAGGGCCGCCGCGCCCGCTGAGAATGTGACCGGACACGGTGACGACTGCGACTACGGGCTTAGGTTTGCGGCCAGGAATCGGTGGCGTCGGGGGGGCCAACCGCGGCCCGCTCACGCGGGCGTAGCGCGTTAGATACAGCCGCGGCGGTGCATTTTCGTCGGTGTCGGCATCTCCGCTTTCCGGTGAAATCCCTTTCGCACCAACGAGTTCAGCGATACGGGCGTACGCCTGGTCGCGGAAGCCGATGCGGTCGACCAGACCCGCGGCGACCGCGTCGTCACGCAACAGCGGCGCGCGGTCGGCCAGTGCGTCGACGGCTTCGGGCTCGATCTTGCGCGACTCGGCGACCGCTTGCCGCACCTGACCGTACAAGCTCTCGATCAACCGGGCGTCGGCTTCCCGGTGGGCATCGGTGTAGCGGTCCTGCGTGAAACGGTTTGCCGCGGCCTTGTACTCGCCCCTGGCGACGACCTGCGCCTCGATACCGGCCTTCTCCAGCGCGTCGCGCAGGAAGAGGGCATTGGTGGCGAAGCCGACCAGCCCGACCGTTCCCGACGATTGCATCCAGACTTCGCTGAACGCCGATGCCAGGTAGTAAGACAACGTTCCGGGATACGTCTCAGCCCACGCCAGCGACGGTTTGACTGCGGTGAACGCTGCGATGGCCTCCCGCAATTCTTGAACCGGACCCGCCGCTGCGGGTGGAAGCTGAACGCGCGCAATCAATCCTGCTATTCGCCGGTCGTCGGCGGCACGGTGGATCGCATCCACGGCTTCGCGAAGAGTCAGCGATCGGCCACTTCCGGTGATGATCGTCAGGGGGTCGAAGCCCCCGGTTTCGGGCGGCATGGATTGCAGGTCGAATTCCAGCACGCAGCCATTCGGCACCCCGTGGTGGCGGGCGGTATCGACGCGGCGAGCCAAAGCCCGCACGTCATCGATGCCGGGCACACCAGGCAGAAAACTGAACATGAATCGAGCGTACCGATGACCTCCGCGGCGCCGCCGTCGATCGCCCGTACCGTGGTGGGGTGAGGTTTTCGATTTCGATTCCCCAGCTAGACGCCACCGGTTTCGACGCCGCCGGCCTGCGGTCGTATCTCGCCCGGGCCGAGGAACTTGGTTTTGACGGCGGCTGGGTGCTCGAGCAGATTATCGGCGAGGCGCCGCTGCTGGCGCCGCTGGAGTTGTTGGCGTACGCGGCGGCCTGCACCGACCGGCTGCGCCTGGGGGTGGCCGTGCTGGTCTCGTCGCTGCACGAGCCGCTCCAGTTGGCCGCGGCGGTGACCACCGTCGACCGCATCAGCCTCGGCCGGCTCGACGTCGGGGTGGCCCCCGGCGGCGGCTTTCGTCGGTTCTCCGCCTTCGGGGTGGACAAGGCGACATTCGTGTCGCGTTTCACCGAAGGCCTGCAGCTGATGAAAGCAGCGTGGGCAGATGAACCCAGAGTGACGTTCCACGGCCGCTTCCGTCAGGTCGACAACCTGCCCATCCAGCCCAAACCCGTGCAGCGACCGCATCCGCCGATCTGGTTCGGCGGTCAGGCGCCCAAGGCGCTGGCCCGAGCGGTGCGGCACGGAAACGCGTTTCTCGGCGCCGGGTCGTCAACCACCGTCGCGTTTGCCCAAGCGGTGAAGACGGTGCACCGCGAGCTCGCCGAACAAGGCAAGGACCCGGGCGACTTCACGATCGGCAAGCGGGTGTATCTCATGGTCGACGACGACGCGGGCTTGGCCCGCGAACGTGCTGGCCGGGCTGCGCCGGATTTACGGCACCATGCCGGGGGTGGAGGACGTGCCGGTGTCGGGCACGCCGGCTGATGTCGCACGCGGACTGCGTGAGGTGATCGACGCCGGCGCGCAAATGATCCTGCTCAACCCGGTCGGTAACGACGTAGCGCAGGACCGCCAGCAAATGGAACGCCTTGCCGCAGAAGTGATTCCGCAGTTGCGTTAGCTCCCGGCGAGCTACAGTTCGGTGACCGAACCGCCAGCCGCCGTGATCTTCTCACGGGCGGTGCCGCTGAATTTGTGCGCGGTCACATCGACCTTGACGGTTAACTTGCCCTCGCCGAGCACTTTCACCGGCGAGTTCTTGCGAACGGCTCCTTTGGCCACGAGTTCGTCGACGCCGACGGCACCGCCCTTTGGGAAGAGCCGGTTGATATCACCGACGTTGACGATCTCGTATTCGGTGCGGAAGCGGTTGCGGAAGCCCTTCAACTTGGGTAACCGCATATGGATCGGCATCTGGCCGCCCTCGAAGGTGACCGCAACCTTCTTGCGGGCCTTGGTGCCCTTGGTGCCTCGGCCTGCTGTCTTGCCTTTGGAGCCGTCGCCGCGACCGACCCGAGTCCGTTTGGTTTTCGACCCCGGAGCAGGCCGCAGGTCGTGAAGTTTGATCGTCATTTCTTCTTACCTTCGCCTTTCACCTCGACGGGTTGCACCTCGACGAGGTGGCGCACCACCGCGATCAGCCCTCGGGTCTGGGGGTTGTCGTCGCGGATCACCGAATGGCGGATTCGCCGTAAGCCCAAGGTGCGCAAGCTTTCCCGCTGCTTCCAGCGGGTGCCGATCGCACTGCGCACCTGTGTGATCTTCAGCTGAGCCATGGCTACGCCGTTCCCTCACGTGCCGCGCTCGACGCCAGCGCTTCGCTTTCGCGGCGCGCCTTGAGCATGCGGGACGGCGCGACGTCTTCAATCGGCAGCCCGCGGCGAGCGGCCACCTCCTCGGGGCGCTGCAGCAGCTTCAGTGCGGCCACCGTGGCGTGCACCACGTTGATCGCGTTGTCGCTGCCTAGTGACTTGGCCAAAATGTCGTGCACGCCGGCGCATTCCAGCACCGCCCGGGCGGCGCCGCCGGCGATCACACCGGTACCGGGGCTGGCCGGGCGCAGCAGCACCACTCCGGCTGCAGCCTCACCCTGCACGGGATGGGTGATGGTGCCGCCGATGAGCGGCACCCGGAAGAAGTTTTTGCGCGCCTCTTCAACGCCTTTGGCGATGGCGGCGGGGACTTCTTTGGCCTTGCCGTAGCCGACGCCGACCATGCCGTTGCCGTCACCGACGATGACCAGTGCGGTGAAGCTGAACCGCCGACCGCCCTTGACCACTTTGGAAACGCGGTTGATGGCGACGACTCGTTCCAGGTAGTTGGTCTTGTCGCCGTCGCGCTCGCGTGCCCGGCCGCCCTCGCGGCTCCTGCGGCTCTCGCGTCCTTCGGCTCGTCCTTCGCTGCGGGTAACGCCGCCGGTGTCCGGAGCGCCACCCCCCGAAGTCGGCTGCTCCGTCATGATGCAGTCCTTCCAGTCTCGTTCAAAACGTCAGCCATTTAGAACTTCAATCCGCTTTCCCGCGCCGCGTCGGCCAGCGCCGCGATCCGACCACCGTATTTGTACCCGCCGCGGTCGAATACCACGGTTTCGATCCCCGCGGCCTTGGCCCGCTCGGCGATCAACTGCCCGACCCGGACGCTGCGGGCCTTTTTGTCACCCTGCACCCCGCGCACGTCGGGCTCGATCGAGGAGGCGGCCGCCAGGGTGGTGCCGTTCAGGTCGTTGACCAGCTGCACGTGAATATGGCGCGCCGACCGGTGCACCACCAGCCGTGGGCGTTCCGGGGTGCCCGAAATCTTCTTGCGCAGCCGCGCGTGCCGACGCAGGCGGGCAGCTCGGCGGGCTGCAGCGACGCTCTGCCCCACCGGCTTTCCGGGTGCGGTTCCCGATTGTGATGCAGCCATGACTACTTACCTGTCTTTCCGACCTTGCGGCGCACCTGCTCGCCCTCATAGCGCACACCCTTGCCCTTGTAGGGGTCGGGGCGACGCAGCCGGCGGATGTTCGCCGAGATCTGGCCTACCTTCTGCTTGTCGATCCCCGAGATCGAGAATTTGGTGGGCGATTCGACGGCGAACGTGATGCCTTCGGGCGCCTCGACCACCACGGGGTGGCTATAGCCCAGCGCGAATTCCAGGTTGTTGCCGCGTAGTTGGACGCGGTAGCCCACCCCGAAGATCTCCATCTTCGTCGTGTAGCCCTGCGTCACACCAGTGACCAAGTTGGACACCAGGGTGCGCGACAGCCCGTGCAGCGAGCGGCTGCGTCGCTCGTCGTCGGGACGGCTGACCACGATCGCGCCGTCCTCGTTGCGCGACACCGTGATCGGTTCCGCGACGGTTAACGACAGTGTGCCCTTCGGGCCTTTCACCGACACGTTTTGACCGTCGATCGTCACGTCCACGCCCGCGGGCACCGGAATCGGTTGCTTACCAATACGCGACATAGCGTTAGCTTCCCCTCACCACACGTACGCGAGGACTTCGCCGCCCACGCCCTGTCTGGCCGCCTGCCGGTCGGTGAGCAGACCCGAGGACGTCGAGATGATCGCCACGCCCAGGCCGCCGAGCACCCGCGGCAGGTTGGTGGATTTCGCGTAGACCCGCAATCCCGGCTTGGACACCCGGCGCAGACCGGCGAGGCTGCGTTCGCGGTTTGGCCCGTACTTGAGTTGAATGACGAGCGCTTTGCCCACGCGAGCGTCTTCGACGCGGTAATCGGCAATGTAGCCTTCGTTTTTGAGGATCTCGGCGATGTTGGCCTTGATCTTCGAGTGGGGCAGCCTCACCTCGTCGTGGTAGGCCGCGTTGGCGTTGCGCAGACGCGTCAGAAAGTCCGCGATTGGGTCCGTCATCGTCATGACAGCCGTGTCACCTTTCTCGCAGTGGTTCCCGGCTCGGGCCTGCTGCGTTTCACCAACTGCTCTTCTGCACGCCCGGCAGCTCGCCGGCGTGCGCCATCTCGCGCAGGCAAATCCGGCACAGCCCGAACTTGCGGTAGACCGCGTGCGGGCGGCCGCACTTACTGCAGCGGGTGTAGGCCCGCACCTTGAACTTCGGTTTCCGCTGGGCCTTGTTGACCAGTGCCTTCTTCGCCATGTGTTCAGTTCTCCTTGAACGGGAAGCCGAGGGCCCGCAACAGCGCGCGTCCTTCCTCGTCGGTCGCCGCCGAGGTGACGACGCTGATGTTCATGCCACGGGTCCGGTCGATGGAGTCCACGTCGACCTCGTGGAAC
This Mycobacterium xenopi DNA region includes the following protein-coding sequences:
- the rpsH gene encoding 30S ribosomal protein S8; translation: MTMTDPIADFLTRLRNANAAYHDEVRLPHSKIKANIAEILKNEGYIADYRVEDARVGKALVIQLKYGPNRERSLAGLRRVSKPGLRVYAKSTNLPRVLGGLGVAIISTSSGLLTDRQAARQGVGGEVLAYVW
- the rpsE gene encoding 30S ribosomal protein S5, whose protein sequence is MTEQPTSGGGAPDTGGVTRSEGRAEGRESRRSREGGRARERDGDKTNYLERVVAINRVSKVVKGGRRFSFTALVIVGDGNGMVGVGYGKAKEVPAAIAKGVEEARKNFFRVPLIGGTITHPVQGEAAAGVVLLRPASPGTGVIAGGAARAVLECAGVHDILAKSLGSDNAINVVHATVAALKLLQRPEEVAARRGLPIEDVAPSRMLKARRESEALASSAAREGTA
- a CDS encoding type Z 30S ribosomal protein S14, yielding MAKKALVNKAQRKPKFKVRAYTRCSKCGRPHAVYRKFGLCRICLREMAHAGELPGVQKSSW
- the rplO gene encoding 50S ribosomal protein L15, with product MTIKLHDLRPAPGSKTKRTRVGRGDGSKGKTAGRGTKGTKARKKVAVTFEGGQMPIHMRLPKLKGFRNRFRTEYEIVNVGDINRLFPKGGAVGVDELVAKGAVRKNSPVKVLGEGKLTVKVDVTAHKFSGTAREKITAAGGSVTEL
- the rplF gene encoding 50S ribosomal protein L6: MSRIGKQPIPVPAGVDVTIDGQNVSVKGPKGTLSLTVAEPITVSRNEDGAIVVSRPDDERRSRSLHGLSRTLVSNLVTGVTQGYTTKMEIFGVGYRVQLRGNNLEFALGYSHPVVVEAPEGITFAVESPTKFSISGIDKQKVGQISANIRRLRRPDPYKGKGVRYEGEQVRRKVGKTGK
- the rplR gene encoding 50S ribosomal protein L18, whose product is MGQSVAAARRAARLRRHARLRKKISGTPERPRLVVHRSARHIHVQLVNDLNGTTLAAASSIEPDVRGVQGDKKARSVRVGQLIAERAKAAGIETVVFDRGGYKYGGRIAALADAARESGLKF
- the rpmD gene encoding 50S ribosomal protein L30, whose amino-acid sequence is MAQLKITQVRSAIGTRWKQRESLRTLGLRRIRHSVIRDDNPQTRGLIAVVRHLVEVQPVEVKGEGKKK